Proteins from one Elusimicrobiota bacterium genomic window:
- a CDS encoding glycoside hydrolase family 57 protein, whose translation MKPLYIAIVWHQHQPYYKNPETGEYLLPWVRLHCTKDYYDMVAILEKFPKIRQTFNITPSLMEQIIDYTNGATDDFLKISRKLTKELSKEDRVFILKNFFMCNPPTMIEPYPRYNELFQRRGHNVTDAYLKRIEPLFTISDIRDIVVWFNLCWIDPYFQHHNEGGEGGEGGEGWIIKNLFQKGKNFSEEEKQQFLDEALKIISLVLPKHKELQDKGQIEITTSPYYHPILPLIIDTNIARVAMPFVFLPKIKFQHPEDAVWQIKNGITFYEKIFGKKPKGFWPSEGSVSSEIIPAIAKYGINWIATDEEILFRTLRNINNHSKQELLYKPYRVKFGNASLNIIFRDHELSDLIGFVYHAIPPEKAADDFIERLHDIKNSLDTKGGNNEGNRQHLVSIILDGENCWEYYKNDGVDFLNALYTKLQNEEKNGILTTTVSEYLEKFPPNDNDELNGIFPGSWINGNFGIWIGHPEDNTAWEYLEKTRKFLINKSATLSTNILNAAWKEIYIAEGSDWNWWYGSDHSSVNDDEFDRLFRAHLMQVYKLLNEKREEIPDYLYLKIKRRWLEREDGERWEGGVKGGRGWGYPIDFIKPKIDGKVTSYFEWHNAGFYDVLNISSGAMHQTATCLKAIYWGFDETNLYFRLDCSYPYPRDVILKIIFLRPIPNTPSTPEKFIEIDPNSNVAYFNIIQLKDFTAGKKGIVELSVPFSELGTKTGDIVEFVVVTAQKSKDIELERWPYHSSIILKHPDKFFSEEHWSA comes from the coding sequence ATCAGCCGTATTATAAAAATCCTGAAACAGGCGAATATCTTTTGCCGTGGGTCCGACTGCATTGTACAAAGGACTATTATGATATGGTCGCAATCCTTGAAAAATTCCCGAAAATCAGACAGACATTCAATATCACACCATCACTGATGGAGCAAATTATTGATTATACAAACGGCGCTACTGATGATTTCTTAAAAATTTCAAGAAAACTAACAAAAGAACTTTCTAAAGAAGACCGCGTGTTTATCTTGAAAAATTTTTTTATGTGTAACCCGCCTACAATGATAGAACCGTATCCGAGATATAACGAACTGTTCCAACGGCGAGGCCATAATGTTACCGATGCTTACCTAAAAAGAATAGAACCACTTTTTACAATCTCTGATATTCGTGATATCGTTGTGTGGTTTAATCTGTGCTGGATAGACCCATACTTTCAACATCATAACGAAGGGGGAGAAGGGGGGGAAGGGGGGGAAGGGTGGATAATAAAAAACTTATTCCAAAAAGGTAAAAATTTTTCTGAAGAAGAAAAACAACAATTTTTAGATGAGGCGTTAAAAATAATATCACTGGTTTTGCCAAAACATAAAGAACTTCAGGATAAAGGACAGATAGAAATTACAACCTCGCCTTATTATCATCCGATTCTGCCTTTAATAATTGATACGAATATCGCAAGGGTCGCGATGCCATTTGTGTTTCTGCCGAAAATAAAATTTCAACATCCTGAAGACGCTGTCTGGCAGATAAAAAACGGTATCACATTTTATGAAAAAATTTTTGGCAAAAAACCTAAAGGTTTCTGGCCTTCTGAAGGGTCAGTTTCGTCAGAAATTATCCCAGCTATCGCTAAATACGGAATAAACTGGATTGCAACCGATGAGGAAATCCTTTTTAGAACATTGCGAAATATAAATAATCACTCAAAACAGGAACTGCTTTATAAACCTTACAGAGTAAAATTTGGTAATGCTTCATTAAATATCATTTTCAGAGACCATGAACTTTCTGACTTGATTGGGTTTGTTTATCATGCAATACCGCCTGAAAAGGCTGCAGATGATTTTATAGAACGACTCCATGACATAAAAAATTCGTTAGATACTAAAGGGGGGAATAACGAGGGAAATAGACAGCATCTCGTAAGTATAATTCTGGATGGTGAGAATTGCTGGGAGTATTATAAAAATGATGGTGTAGATTTTTTAAACGCGCTTTATACAAAACTCCAAAACGAGGAAAAAAACGGCATTCTAACCACTACTGTCTCGGAATATCTTGAAAAATTTCCACCAAATGATAATGATGAACTTAATGGTATTTTTCCGGGTTCATGGATTAATGGTAATTTCGGAATCTGGATTGGTCATCCTGAAGATAATACCGCATGGGAATATCTTGAAAAAACAAGAAAATTTTTGATAAATAAGTCGGCTACACTGTCTACAAATATACTGAATGCTGCATGGAAAGAAATTTATATCGCAGAAGGTAGCGATTGGAACTGGTGGTACGGTAGTGACCATTCATCAGTTAATGATGATGAATTTGACCGGCTTTTTCGTGCTCATTTGATGCAGGTCTATAAACTTCTAAATGAAAAAAGGGAGGAGATACCTGATTATCTTTATCTCAAAATAAAACGAAGATGGTTGGAACGGGAGGATGGAGAGAGATGGGAAGGCGGTGTGAAGGGCGGAAGGGGTTGGGGCTACCCAATTGATTTTATTAAACCTAAAATTGATGGTAAGGTGACAAGTTATTTTGAATGGCATAATGCTGGATTTTACGATGTTCTTAATATCTCCAGTGGTGCAATGCATCAAACTGCGACCTGTCTTAAGGCAATTTACTGGGGATTTGATGAAACTAACCTATACTTTCGGCTTGATTGCTCTTATCCATACCCGAGAGATGTTATACTAAAAATTATTTTCTTAAGACCTATTCCAAACACTCCATCCACACCTGAAAAATTTATAGAAATTGACCCGAATAGTAATGTTGCCTATTTTAATATTATTCAGTTAAAAGATTTTACAGCAGGTAAAAAAGGAATTGTTGAACTATCAGTTCCTTTTTCAGAATTAGGTACAAAAACAGGCGATATTGTTGAATTTGTTGTTGTAACTGCACAAAAATCAAAAGATATTGAACTTGAAAGATGGCCATATCACTCATCTATAATTCTTAAACATCCCGACAAATTCTTTTCCGAAGAACACTGGTCTGCATAA